The Cucurbita pepo subsp. pepo cultivar mu-cu-16 chromosome LG05, ASM280686v2, whole genome shotgun sequence nucleotide sequence GAAAATAACcctccattaaaaaaaaaaaaaaaacactattatttaatttttttttagtgaaagTGGTTTAAAACTAGGAAGGTAAAAACATGTaccataaattattatatttcattatctgatttttagtcaaaatttttatctaaaagaaagattattcaattttattaatttcattgtctttttttttataatgggtGGGGCACCAGAGGAATTGCATTATCTTTTTGggttggaaaaagaaaaagaaaaagaaaaagaaaaagaaaaaagaaaaaagaaaaaagaaaaaaaaaatagttttccaccaatttaaattttaaaggtatCCCACATTGCTAGATTTGACATTAAAGGTAGTCTTTATAAGTTGGCATTGCGTCACATGCAATCACCGAGCTTGGTAATGCGAGCTTGTAACTCAAATGGGGGTATTAAAGTGGTTGGAGGTTGGCTCAGCCCAATGGGTAGAGCCCATGGAGTAAATATCTGGCCTGTTCGTTCCAAGTATGGAGTTGGGCCGTTGTGCTTGGGCGAAGGCCCTAGGGCAGCGTCCTTTAGAGATGGAGGAAACCGCGTGAGGCTGGTTTCACAGAGCAACGTAACCTCCCTCTCCTGTCGGTGGAAGGGATAGCGGGCCGGTTCTCCATGGGCCCAATAATGCTTGGTGGGTAGTCCTACaaccactttttctttttctacaccttttttttttatttcccatGAACTTTGAAAACCTGCGAAAACCTGCGCAAATCtgattaatataaaatttaaaaaattatttatctacacttttttttatttcattttatttcccATGAACTTTGAAAACCTGCGCAAAtctgaataattttattaatttaacttatatatatttaagaatattattataagacattttattaatttaacttatatatatttaagaatattattataagacaaagtcgaaaataatttttattaatttaacttatatatatttaaaattttgtccattataaaaacatgttttaaacaatttattttgaacTGAGTTACTCATTGAGCACGTTTTTTAATTGAGAATTATTTAGaagaatacaaatatttttaaattccttgaataaattattaaaccgCGGTTAAGAGTTAGAAGGGTTAAGTTGAAGGTTCGAAGTGTTCAATTAATACACGTTTCTGAATCTCTCTTTCACTCCCTCTCTCTGCCTGATTTTTCGTCGCCGGAGCCGGAGCTCGGCGGCTTCTAGAGCCACTGAACGCTCCAATTCCCTAACATGGCGACCGTCGGCGTCCTAGCATTGCAGGGATCTTATAACGAGCACATCGCAGGCattttctcctcctcctcctccttcttctctaTCGCTAGCTCCATCTGTAATAGGCGTTTCTACGgatatttcatttcctttcatttcgttatctttttcttattaCGAGTTTTCGGCCTTAATTGATTGTGGCGCGCAGCTTTGAGAAGGCTCGGAGTGAAGAGCGTAGAGATAAAGAAGCCCGAGCAGCTTCTTGATGTAGCTTCTCTGATTATTCCTGGAGGGGAAAGCACCACCATGGCCAAACTGGCGGAGCTCCATAATTTGGTTTGTTCCTCTTTTCTTTAGACGTTGCTACATCTGTATTCGTCTTTAAAGATTTTCTTTAGTTTGGCCGAAATACATTAAGAGCGAACACGTGAGTAAGGGGAAAAGTTGTAAGATCTTGCATTCAATCGTGAACCAAACAGAAATGtaatctttaatttaaaatttgttgaacGCTATTTTATCGGGTTAGACATACCAACATCCCAAATGTATGAAACGATCGTCTGTGTAACTCTGGATTGGTTAATTTCTGATAATAGATAGAACTAAAATCGAGTATAGTATTTATATTGTGGTATTTTTGTGTATTGCAGTTTCCCTCTCTTCGAGAGTTCGTCAGAATGGGGAAGCCTGTCTGGGGCACCTGTGCTGGGCTTATCTTTTTGGCAAACAAAGCTACTGGTAGacttccttccattttcccTCAATAAAATGCTTGAAATGTGTTTCAAACTTGATTGGATACAGTATATACATGTATTTTCAGGACAGAAAACCGGTGGACAGGAGCTTGTTGGAGGGCTGGATTGTACCGTTCACAGAAACTTCTTTGGTAGTCAGGTAACTCTGGTTTCTCATGTTGGGTTGTGCTGTCAAAATGGATGAGCAATATCTGGTAAACAAAAGAACCTTGGGAATTAGTACAGAACATGCATAGGATATTAGGaatcaaatttgcatgaaggCGGCCTCTGCCTGTGTTGTTTTGTTGCAGACATGGATTTGTCCCATCAAAAAATGACTTTGTATCAACTCAAATAATGACTTTGTCCCATAAAAAACGCACGTACTTGGTCTAAATCCTCCGTATGATAAGCATCATGAGAACTGGTAAAATGAAGTTTGtgagaacgagtgccaataaaaatgatgggccttgaaggggggtggatggtgtgaaaacctctctctagtagctcgttttaaaaaccttgaaagaaaagctgaaagaaaaagtccaaagagaacaatatctcctagcagtgggcttgagctgttataaagtTTTAGTTGAAGTGTGGAATTAATCCTCGATGGTTTCTGTTGTACATAAGCTGATCCAAACACCGTTATCCAATGAACTTCTGCTTAGATTTTGTTTCCGAATGTTCACTTTCTTTTCCTGAATACCAGTATTACTAAAAAGTATAGCAAGCCCCTTTAACTTGATGTTGAAGTTCGCTTTATTTTCACTGTCAATTTCTTGAGTTCAGATTTTCCTAATTTAAGAAGATCATGATTATCTAGCTTCAAAGCTTCGAAACGGAGCTATCAATTCCAGAGCTCGTGTCCACGGAAGGCGGTCCAGAAACATTCCGTGGAGTTTTCATCCGAGCTCCTGCAATTCTTGATGTGGGGCCAGAAGTACAAGTGCTGGCTCACTGCCCTGTCTCTTCAAACTCTGCCTTGCATTCAAATTCCTCTGGTGAAGGCAAAGaggtttgttgttgttttctttcatcattCCTTGATCTCGTATGATCTATACACTGCTATTGCCACTAATTTGTACGTCTAAATGATTGTTATCTGTATACATGAGGCAAAAGTTTCAGACTATAAGCTCATTTGTCTTGCGAGATCACAccaattggggaggagaacgaatcattctttataaaggtgtcgAAACCTCCcactagcagacgcgttttgaaaaccttgaggggagtccgaaagggaaagcccaaatagtacaatatctgctagcggtgggatttggctgttacaaatggtattagagccaagttTCGATCCTAGGACCTATGGatttgggcttgggctgttacatgtCTCCACTGGAGTTTGCTTTTGCGTTCGTTTTCCTCCTATCCCTTGACACTGCGGTTTGAATATCTCAGGAAAAAGGTGCAGAAGACAAAGTGATTGTAGCAGTCAGGCAAGGGAACTTGCTCGCAACTGCCTTCCATCCCGAACTAACATCAGATAATAGATGGTATAGTGTAGTTTTACCTTGAAATACATCACTTAATATTATGATGATCATCTCATGAGTTAATAACGATGAATTATGCATCTCAATTGAGTTAATAACGATGAATTATGCATCTCAATTGAGTTAATAACGATGAATTATGCATCTCAATTGAGTTAATAACGATGAATTATGCAGCTCAATTGAGTTAATAACGATGAATTATGCATCTCAATTGAGTTAATAACGATGAATTATGCATCTCAATTGAGTTAATAACGATGAATTATGCATCTCAATTGAGTTAATAACGATGAATTATGCAGCTCAATTGAGTTAATAACGATGAATTATGCATCTCAATTGAGTTAATAACGATGAATTATGCAGGCACAGTTACTTTTTGAAGATGGCTGGTGATGTTGAAGGATCTTCAAGTAGCATAGCAAGCATAGGAGTTGACAATTCGAGATTCGAACGATCGAACATCGACCTTCCGATTTTTCTTTAGCTTAAACCAAATGAACCCCTCCTTCTCAACTCagttttacatttttcaagtttcATTGCAGGTTCAATCTTTTATCTATTCTGTAATTTGCACCATGCTTTATCCTCCTTATAGGAGATGCTTCACCAAAGTACTCACTTTCACGACGCattattttaaagaacaatattttaattatatatatatatttttttttttggaaattatagtcttaatttaaaaataaaaataaaaatactgtATATCACTCAGAGTTCAGTATGTAAAAAATAGAggatgttttatttaattaaaaattgtattttttatttttaaatgcctggttgttttaattttttttagaatttaaaataattaaaaaaaatgtagaatcTACATTGAAATAATgtattctaaatttaaattgagatTCTaacccaaattaaaaaaaaaaaaaaaaaagttgtattaataattaatccattcttattatcatttttttgggCCGATTGTACGGGCCGCCCAAATCGGCCCAACGGAGGGCccaaaaacacaaaatcatGGTTAAATCCGTCGTGACAAAGAACCCAAACACCGAACTTTAACAATGGCTTCGACCAAAAAATCAAGTACCGAAATCAAGAGCAAAGAAGCGGGAACGTCGAAGCCAGCTACCAAAACCACCAAAACCCTCAACGCCAGAAAATCAGATAAGAACGattcgaagaagaagaagaagaagatttacAGCAATAAGCATTCGAATAATGGCTCTGTGAAGGAGGACGACGCCGTATTTATTTCTGCTCCAGGTTCCGCGTCGGAAGAGGAGGATGCCGGCGAGGAAAGAGCCGAAACCACAAGTAAAAAAGCCAAGACCTCGAAATCGAAGGTAGGAAAGTGGAACCatgtgaagaaagaagagaatggATATGCAGaacaagaagaggaagaggaagaggaagaggaagaggtcCAGGAGAAGATTTATACATTCCCTATGCAGCGGATCAAGAAAATCACGAGGGATGAAAATTCTGACTTTCGTATAAATCAGGAAGCTCTATTTCTCGTCAACAAA carries:
- the LOC111796024 gene encoding probable pyridoxal 5'-phosphate synthase subunit PDX2 isoform X1, whose product is MATVGVLALQGSYNEHIAGIFSSSSSFFSIASSISLRRLGVKSVEIKKPEQLLDVASLIIPGGESTTMAKLAELHNLFPSLREFVRMGKPVWGTCAGLIFLANKATGQKTGGQELVGGLDCTVHRNFFGSQLQSFETELSIPELVSTEGGPETFRGVFIRAPAILDVGPEVQVLAHCPVSSNSALHSNSSGEGKEEKGAEDKVIVAVRQGNLLATAFHPELTSDNRWHSYFLKMAGDVEGSSSSIASIGVDNSRFERSNIDLPIFL
- the LOC111796024 gene encoding probable pyridoxal 5'-phosphate synthase subunit PDX2 isoform X2 translates to MATVGVLALQGSYNEHIAALRRLGVKSVEIKKPEQLLDVASLIIPGGESTTMAKLAELHNLFPSLREFVRMGKPVWGTCAGLIFLANKATGQKTGGQELVGGLDCTVHRNFFGSQLQSFETELSIPELVSTEGGPETFRGVFIRAPAILDVGPEVQVLAHCPVSSNSALHSNSSGEGKEEKGAEDKVIVAVRQGNLLATAFHPELTSDNRWHSYFLKMAGDVEGSSSSIASIGVDNSRFERSNIDLPIFL
- the LOC111796031 gene encoding ABC transporter F family member 4-like translates to MASTKKSSTEIKSKEAGTSKPATKTTKTLNARKSDKNDSKKKKKKIYSNKHSNNGSVKEDDAVFISAPGSASEEEDAGEERAETTSKKAKTSKSKVGKWNHVKKEENGYAEQEEEEEEEEEEVQEKIYTFPMQRIKKITRDENSDFRINQEALFLVNKATEMFLLQFCKDAYACCARDRKKSLAYKHLSSVVSKRKRYDFLSDFVPEKLKFEDAVKEIGMAESGKGEAS